From Streptomyces sp. NBC_00775, one genomic window encodes:
- a CDS encoding alpha/beta hydrolase family protein has product MLVPERHTAVVAPTVHDIVLDADGVQLSGLLAEPAGHPPRAVVVAVHGSGMRAGYFDSRACAGLSLLATGAGLGYTVLSVDRPGYGLSADRLPEGLPLAEQARVLHAALASFARTHPVGAGFFVVGHSNGGKLALATAAHEDGTELLGVDVSGIGTRLAVTADQLPGLAGHGDWRRHWGALRLYPPDAFRLGRALVSAVPAAEVREALAWPRAYPSLAARIRVPVRFTFAEQERWWRFDEAAVAELRRPLAAPKVTVDQLPDAGHNISLGWAARTYHLRVLGFLEECLLARDAAPPALRTPDAGRAKKT; this is encoded by the coding sequence CTGCTCGTCCCCGAACGGCACACCGCCGTCGTAGCCCCCACCGTCCACGACATCGTCCTCGACGCCGACGGCGTCCAGCTCTCCGGGCTGCTCGCCGAGCCGGCGGGGCACCCGCCGCGCGCCGTGGTGGTCGCCGTGCACGGCAGCGGTATGCGCGCCGGCTACTTCGACAGCCGGGCCTGCGCGGGGCTGTCGCTGCTGGCCACCGGGGCCGGGCTCGGCTACACCGTGCTGTCCGTGGACCGCCCCGGCTACGGCCTGTCGGCGGACCGGCTGCCGGAGGGGCTTCCGCTGGCCGAGCAGGCGCGCGTCCTGCACGCCGCGCTGGCATCCTTCGCCCGCACCCATCCAGTCGGCGCCGGGTTCTTCGTCGTCGGCCACTCCAACGGCGGCAAACTGGCGCTGGCCACCGCCGCCCACGAGGACGGCACCGAGCTGCTCGGGGTGGACGTCTCCGGGATCGGCACCCGGCTCGCCGTCACCGCCGACCAACTGCCCGGGCTCGCCGGGCACGGCGACTGGCGGCGGCACTGGGGCGCCCTGCGGCTGTATCCGCCGGACGCCTTCCGGCTCGGCCGCGCGCTGGTGTCGGCCGTCCCCGCCGCCGAGGTGCGCGAGGCGTTGGCCTGGCCGCGCGCGTACCCGTCGCTCGCCGCCCGGATCCGGGTCCCGGTCCGGTTCACCTTCGCCGAGCAGGAGCGGTGGTGGCGCTTCGATGAGGCCGCCGTCGCCGAGCTGCGCCGCCCGCTGGCCGCGCCGAAGGTGACGGTCGACCAACTCCCCGACGCCGGCCACAACATCAGCCTCGGCTGGGCGGCCCGCACCTACCACCTGCGGGTCCTGGGCTTCCTGGAGGAGTGCCTGCTGGCCCGCGACGCGGCCCCGCCTGCCCTCCGCACGCCCGACGCGGGCCGCGCCAAGAAGACGTAG
- the rfbB gene encoding dTDP-glucose 4,6-dehydratase: MRILVTGGAGFIGSHYARTLLDGGYDEYEGFADARVTVLDKLSYAGNRDNLPLHHPRLDFVEGSVCDLPLLLDLLPGHDAVVHFAAESHVDRSLEFAADFVRTNVGGTQALLEACLRTGVPRVVHVSTDEVYGTIDEGSWTEEWPLLPNSPYAASKAASDLIARSYWRTHGVDLSITRCSNNYGPHQHPEKLIPLFVTNLLEGRPLPLYGDGANVREWLHVDDHCRAIQLVLTRGRAGEIYNVGGGNEQTNRDITERLLDLCGADWSAVRPVADRLGHDRRYSLDETKIRTELGYAPRIPFERGLADTVTWYRDNPQWWKAGKDRAGQA; this comes from the coding sequence ATGAGGATCCTGGTCACCGGCGGCGCCGGCTTCATCGGCTCGCACTACGCGCGCACCCTGCTGGACGGCGGATACGACGAATACGAGGGGTTCGCGGACGCCCGCGTCACCGTCCTGGACAAACTGAGCTACGCGGGCAACCGCGACAACCTCCCGCTCCACCACCCGCGCCTGGACTTCGTCGAGGGCAGCGTCTGCGACCTGCCCCTGCTCCTCGACCTGCTGCCCGGGCACGACGCCGTGGTGCACTTCGCGGCCGAGTCGCACGTGGACCGGTCGCTGGAGTTCGCCGCCGACTTCGTCCGCACCAACGTGGGCGGCACCCAGGCACTGCTGGAGGCCTGCCTGCGCACCGGCGTGCCGCGGGTCGTGCACGTCTCCACCGACGAGGTGTACGGGACGATCGACGAGGGCTCGTGGACCGAGGAGTGGCCCCTGCTGCCCAACTCCCCGTACGCGGCCTCCAAGGCGGCCTCCGACCTGATCGCCCGCTCCTACTGGCGCACCCACGGCGTCGATCTGTCGATCACCCGCTGCTCCAACAACTACGGGCCCCACCAGCACCCCGAGAAGCTCATCCCGCTGTTCGTCACCAACCTCCTGGAGGGCCGTCCGCTGCCGCTGTACGGCGACGGCGCCAATGTGCGGGAGTGGCTGCACGTGGACGACCACTGCCGGGCCATCCAGCTCGTGCTGACCCGGGGCCGGGCCGGCGAGATCTACAACGTGGGCGGCGGCAACGAGCAGACCAACCGCGACATCACCGAGCGGCTGCTGGACCTGTGCGGGGCCGACTGGTCGGCGGTCCGCCCGGTCGCCGACCGGCTGGGCCACGACCGGCGCTACTCGCTCGACGAGACCAAGATCCGCACCGAGCTCGGCTACGCGCCGCGCATCCCCTTCGAGCGGGGCCTGGCCGACACCGTCACCTGGTACCGCGACAACCCGCAGTGGTGGAAGGCCGGCAAGGACCGGGCGGGACAGGCGTGA
- a CDS encoding nuclear transport factor 2 family protein, with product MTTVAPHHPTPVLTGAAAGQDSTAAHALADEVAALRREVRDLRDRAEISDLIGRYTVLLDTQDQDGFDGTWPASVFTDDVRLHFPIGVHEGIPGVAEFHYRAKLRFDRTIHLSSNHEVRLDGDRARVRCHMHATHVHHPSPQAPDRIGALFAIGGHGEGEAVRTPRGWRIREWGFHLTWADGPGPDGTPVL from the coding sequence GTGACGACCGTGGCACCGCACCACCCCACCCCCGTCCTGACCGGCGCCGCGGCCGGGCAGGACAGCACCGCCGCGCACGCGCTGGCCGACGAGGTCGCGGCCCTGCGCCGCGAGGTGCGCGATCTGCGCGACCGCGCCGAGATCAGCGATCTGATCGGCCGTTACACGGTCCTGCTGGACACCCAGGACCAGGACGGCTTCGACGGGACCTGGCCGGCCTCCGTCTTCACCGACGACGTACGGCTGCACTTCCCCATCGGCGTCCACGAAGGCATCCCGGGCGTCGCCGAGTTCCACTACCGGGCCAAGCTGCGCTTCGACCGCACGATCCACCTGAGCTCGAACCACGAGGTCCGGCTGGACGGCGACCGGGCGCGGGTGCGCTGCCACATGCACGCCACCCACGTGCATCACCCCTCGCCGCAGGCGCCGGACCGGATCGGCGCGCTGTTCGCGATCGGCGGCCACGGCGAGGGCGAGGCCGTCCGCACACCCCGGGGCTGGCGGATCCGCGAGTGGGGCTTCCACCTCACCTGGGCCGACGGACCCGGTCCGGACGGCACACCGGTGCTGTGA
- a CDS encoding Gfo/Idh/MocA family protein: MAPVRIGVLGCADIARRRMLPAMAAAEGVEIAAIASRDTDRARRLAQRYGARAVHGYAALLERDDIDAVYVPLPAALHARWTQAALRAGKHVLAEKPLTTDPVTTAELLALARASGLVLMENVMFVHHPQHETVRGWIADGLIGEVRAFRAEFAIPGLPDQDIRHSAELGGGALLDTGVYPVRAALHFLGDELRVLNAVLHTAPGRSVDSAGAALLSAPGGVGVQLTFGIDHAYGSRYEVWGSEGRLTVDRAFTPPADHRPVIRLERRSGTEQRELEPADQVLAAVRAFAAAVTSGTRPDGHVLRQAELVADIQRLARNTLSAVS, encoded by the coding sequence ATGGCACCCGTTCGGATCGGCGTGCTGGGCTGTGCGGACATCGCCCGCCGCCGCATGCTGCCCGCCATGGCGGCCGCGGAGGGCGTCGAGATCGCCGCGATCGCGAGCCGCGACACGGACCGGGCCCGCAGGCTCGCACAGCGGTACGGGGCCCGGGCCGTGCACGGCTACGCCGCACTCCTTGAGCGGGACGACATCGACGCGGTGTACGTACCGCTGCCCGCCGCGCTGCACGCGCGGTGGACGCAGGCCGCGCTGCGCGCGGGCAAGCATGTGCTCGCCGAGAAGCCGCTCACCACCGATCCGGTGACCACCGCCGAGCTGCTGGCACTGGCCCGGGCGTCCGGCCTGGTCCTGATGGAGAACGTCATGTTCGTCCACCATCCGCAGCACGAGACGGTGCGCGGCTGGATCGCCGACGGCCTGATCGGCGAAGTCCGCGCGTTCCGCGCCGAGTTCGCGATCCCCGGGCTGCCCGACCAGGACATCCGGCACAGCGCGGAACTCGGCGGCGGCGCCCTGCTGGACACCGGGGTGTACCCGGTCCGGGCCGCGCTGCACTTCCTCGGCGACGAGCTGCGCGTCCTGAACGCCGTGCTCCACACCGCGCCCGGCCGGTCCGTGGACAGCGCGGGCGCGGCACTGCTGAGCGCCCCCGGCGGGGTCGGCGTCCAGCTCACGTTCGGGATCGACCACGCCTACGGCTCCCGCTACGAGGTGTGGGGGAGCGAGGGCCGCCTCACGGTCGACCGGGCCTTCACGCCCCCCGCCGACCACCGTCCGGTGATCCGCCTGGAGCGGCGGTCCGGCACCGAGCAGCGGGAGCTGGAACCCGCCGACCAGGTCCTGGCCGCGGTCCGGGCGTTCGCGGCCGCCGTCACGTCCGGCACCCGGCCCGACGGGCACGTCCTGCGCCAGGCCGAACTTGTCGCGGACATCCAGCGGTTGGCCCGTAACACGTTGTCCGCGGTGTCATGA
- the rfbH gene encoding lipopolysaccharide biosynthesis protein RfbH, with protein MSVHKELVLDEVRKYHRDTLADDGFIPGTTEIWPSGAVLDEEDRVALVEAALDLRIAAGRSSRMFESRFARRMKRRKAHLTNSGSSANLLATTALTSHLLEDTRLRPGDEVITVAAGFPTTVNPILQNGLVPVFVDIELGTYNTTADRVAAAIGPKTRAIIIAHALGNPFEVAEIAQLAEDHNLFLIEDNCDAVGATYGGQLTGTFGDFTTVSFYPAHHLTMGEGGVVLTSNLALARIVESLRDWGRDCWCEPGESNKCLKRFNYQMGTLPAGYDHKYIFSHVGYNLKATDLQAALGLTQLAKLDDFIDARKRNWRRLREGLDGTPHLLLPEATPNSDPSWFGFVLTVQPDAPFSRAALVDFLEDRKIGTRRLFAGNLTRHPAYIGQPHRVVGDLANSDVVTEQTFWVGVYPGLTDEMLDYVISSVKEFVEANS; from the coding sequence ATGAGCGTCCACAAGGAACTGGTTCTGGACGAGGTCCGCAAGTACCACCGCGACACCCTCGCAGACGACGGATTCATCCCCGGCACCACCGAGATCTGGCCGTCCGGCGCCGTGCTGGACGAGGAGGACCGGGTGGCGCTGGTCGAGGCCGCGCTGGACCTGCGGATCGCGGCGGGGCGCAGCTCACGCATGTTCGAGTCCCGGTTCGCGCGCCGGATGAAGCGCCGCAAGGCCCACCTGACCAACTCCGGCTCCTCGGCCAACCTGCTCGCGACCACCGCGCTCACCTCGCACCTGCTGGAGGACACCAGGCTGCGCCCCGGCGACGAGGTGATCACGGTCGCGGCGGGCTTCCCCACCACCGTCAACCCGATCCTGCAGAACGGCCTCGTCCCGGTCTTCGTCGACATCGAGCTCGGCACCTACAACACCACGGCGGACCGGGTCGCCGCGGCCATCGGCCCGAAGACCCGCGCGATCATCATCGCGCACGCGCTCGGCAACCCCTTCGAGGTCGCCGAGATCGCCCAGCTCGCCGAGGACCACAACCTGTTCCTCATCGAGGACAACTGCGACGCGGTCGGCGCCACCTACGGCGGACAGCTCACCGGCACCTTCGGCGACTTCACCACGGTCAGCTTCTATCCGGCCCACCACCTGACGATGGGCGAGGGCGGCGTCGTCCTCACCTCGAACCTGGCGCTGGCCCGCATCGTCGAGTCGCTGCGCGACTGGGGCCGGGACTGCTGGTGCGAGCCGGGCGAGAGCAACAAGTGCCTCAAGCGGTTCAACTACCAGATGGGCACCCTGCCGGCCGGGTACGACCACAAGTACATTTTCTCGCACGTCGGTTACAACCTGAAGGCGACCGACCTCCAGGCGGCGCTCGGCCTCACCCAGCTCGCCAAGCTCGACGACTTCATCGACGCCCGCAAGCGCAACTGGCGGCGGCTGCGCGAGGGCCTGGACGGCACCCCGCACCTGCTGCTGCCCGAGGCGACCCCGAACAGCGACCCCAGCTGGTTCGGCTTCGTCCTCACGGTCCAGCCGGACGCGCCGTTCTCCCGGGCCGCGCTGGTCGACTTCCTGGAGGACCGCAAGATCGGCACCCGGCGCCTGTTCGCCGGCAACCTGACCCGGCACCCCGCCTACATAGGCCAGCCGCACCGCGTAGTCGGCGACCTCGCCAACAGCGACGTCGTCACCGAGCAGACCTTCTGGGTCGGCGTCTACCCGGGGCTGACCGACGAGATGCTCGACTACGTCATCTCCTCGGTCAAGGAGTTCGTGGAGGCCAACTCATGA
- a CDS encoding acyl-CoA carboxylase subunit beta produces the protein MPDATETIRNRIDELTDRKRTAQDGPSPAATERQHAKGKLTAHERIALLLDKGSFNEVESLRRHRATGFGLEDKKPYGDGVVTGWGTVHGRTVFVYAHDFRVFGGALGEAHAQKIHKIMDLAEAAGAPLVSLNDGAGARIQEGVTALAGYGGIFRRNTKSSGVIPQISVMLGPCAGGAAYSPALTDFVFMVRETSQMFITGPDVVKAVTGEEITQNGLGGADVHASTSGVAHFAYDDEEHCLEDVRYLLSLLPSNNRELAPVERSGDPADRLNDRLLELVPTEPGQAYDIRAVIEEIVDDGEYFEVHPAWATNIVCALTRLDGQVAGIVANQPASMAGVLDIEASEKAARFVQFCDAFNIPLVTLVDVPGFLPGVDQEHNGIIRRGAKLLFAYCNATVPRISLVLRKAYGGAYIVMDSRSIGADLSLAWPTNEIAVMGAEGAANVVFRREINAADDPDAVRAERIAEYKSELMHPYYAAERGLVDDVIDPRETRSVLIRSLEMLRAKHADLPSRKHGNPPQ, from the coding sequence CGCCGCCACCGAACGCCAGCACGCCAAGGGCAAGCTGACCGCGCACGAGCGGATCGCGCTGCTGCTGGACAAGGGATCGTTCAACGAGGTGGAGTCGCTGCGCCGGCACCGCGCGACCGGCTTCGGCCTGGAGGACAAGAAGCCGTACGGCGACGGCGTCGTCACCGGCTGGGGGACCGTCCACGGCCGCACGGTCTTCGTCTACGCCCATGACTTCCGGGTGTTCGGCGGAGCGCTCGGCGAGGCGCACGCCCAGAAGATCCACAAGATCATGGATCTGGCCGAGGCGGCCGGCGCGCCCCTGGTGTCGCTCAACGACGGCGCGGGCGCTCGCATCCAGGAGGGCGTCACCGCGCTCGCCGGCTACGGCGGCATCTTCCGGCGCAACACCAAGTCCTCGGGCGTCATCCCGCAGATCTCGGTGATGCTCGGCCCGTGCGCGGGCGGAGCCGCCTACTCGCCCGCCCTCACCGACTTCGTCTTCATGGTCCGCGAGACCTCGCAGATGTTCATCACCGGGCCGGACGTCGTCAAGGCCGTCACCGGCGAGGAGATCACCCAGAACGGGCTGGGCGGCGCCGATGTGCACGCGAGCACCTCGGGCGTGGCCCACTTCGCGTACGACGACGAGGAGCACTGCCTGGAGGACGTGCGCTACCTGCTGTCGCTGCTGCCCTCCAACAACCGTGAACTGGCGCCCGTCGAGCGGTCCGGCGACCCCGCGGACCGGCTCAACGACCGGCTCCTGGAGCTGGTTCCGACCGAGCCGGGCCAGGCGTACGACATCCGCGCGGTGATCGAGGAGATCGTCGACGACGGCGAGTACTTCGAGGTCCACCCGGCCTGGGCGACCAACATCGTCTGCGCCCTGACCCGGCTCGACGGCCAGGTGGCCGGCATCGTCGCCAACCAGCCCGCCAGCATGGCCGGCGTACTGGACATCGAGGCGTCCGAGAAGGCCGCCCGGTTCGTGCAGTTCTGCGACGCGTTCAACATTCCGCTGGTCACCCTGGTCGACGTGCCGGGCTTCCTGCCGGGTGTGGACCAGGAGCACAACGGCATCATCCGGCGCGGCGCCAAGCTGCTGTTCGCCTACTGCAACGCGACCGTCCCGCGGATCTCCCTGGTGCTGCGCAAGGCGTACGGCGGCGCCTACATCGTCATGGACTCCCGTTCGATCGGCGCCGACCTGTCCCTCGCCTGGCCCACCAACGAGATCGCCGTGATGGGCGCCGAGGGCGCCGCGAACGTCGTCTTCCGGCGGGAGATCAACGCGGCCGACGACCCGGACGCGGTACGGGCCGAGCGCATCGCCGAGTACAAGTCCGAACTGATGCACCCCTACTACGCGGCCGAACGCGGACTCGTCGACGACGTCATCGACCCGCGCGAGACCCGCTCGGTGCTGATCCGCTCGCTGGAGATGCTCCGCGCCAAACACGCCGACCTGCCGTCGCGCAAGCACGGCAACCCCCCGCAGTGA
- a CDS encoding nuclear transport factor 2 family protein yields MASFTSTPAAAPPLPAAADTASATRLAALEERLSALEDQAQLTALVDRFVHGLDNPGPLTEDWYRTLLTEQVRLNLPNGTHAGITGLPEFLAAPKAFFAGNQHYATNCAVDVDGDRATAHANLHAIHIPLDDSAPLFTGGAHYDVRAERTPAGWRIAELTVSVLWTAQGVRG; encoded by the coding sequence ATGGCTTCGTTCACCTCGACTCCCGCGGCCGCCCCGCCGCTCCCGGCCGCCGCGGACACCGCGTCGGCCACCCGGCTCGCCGCACTGGAGGAGCGGCTGAGCGCCCTGGAGGACCAGGCCCAACTGACCGCCCTGGTCGATCGGTTCGTCCACGGACTCGACAATCCGGGCCCGCTGACCGAGGACTGGTACCGCACGCTGCTCACCGAGCAGGTCCGGCTGAACCTGCCCAACGGCACCCACGCGGGCATCACCGGTCTGCCCGAGTTCCTGGCCGCCCCCAAGGCGTTCTTCGCGGGCAACCAGCACTACGCCACCAACTGTGCCGTCGACGTCGACGGCGACCGCGCCACGGCACACGCCAACCTCCACGCCATACACATCCCGCTCGACGACTCCGCCCCGCTGTTCACCGGCGGCGCCCACTACGACGTACGGGCCGAGCGCACCCCCGCGGGCTGGCGCATCGCGGAGCTGACCGTGAGCGTGCTGTGGACCGCGCAGGGAGTACGCGGATGA
- a CDS encoding glucose-1-phosphate thymidylyltransferase: MKALVLSGGSGTRLRPFSYSMPKQLIPIANKPVLEHVLENVRNLGVTEVGIIVGDRAAQISAVIGDGARLGLRITYIQQDEPLGLAHCVSLAQEFLGDDDFVMYLGDNMLPDGVEAIAREFAEQRPAAQIVVHKVADPRAFGVAELGQDGRVEQLVEKPEHPRSDLALVGVYFFTPAIHEAVAAISPSARGELEITDAIQWLVTRGDQVTASTYDGYWKDTGRADDVLDCNRKLLDGLTHSVRGQVDEASVLIGPVVVEEGAQVIGSHIVGPAIIGAGTLVEHSHIGPDTSIGRDCVLRRTHLDFSIALEGATVTDVRGLHGSLIGRMAIIGPADGRTPHHRLVVGDHTTIEVAA, encoded by the coding sequence ATGAAAGCTCTGGTGTTGTCGGGCGGGTCGGGGACCCGTCTGCGGCCCTTCAGCTATTCCATGCCGAAGCAGCTCATCCCGATAGCCAACAAACCGGTTCTCGAACATGTTCTGGAGAATGTGCGGAACCTGGGCGTCACCGAGGTCGGGATCATCGTCGGCGACCGTGCGGCGCAGATCAGCGCGGTCATCGGCGACGGCGCCCGGCTCGGGCTGCGCATCACGTACATCCAGCAGGACGAACCGCTGGGCCTGGCCCACTGTGTCTCGCTGGCCCAGGAATTCCTGGGCGACGACGACTTCGTCATGTACCTCGGCGACAACATGCTGCCGGACGGCGTCGAGGCCATCGCACGGGAATTCGCCGAGCAGCGTCCCGCGGCCCAGATCGTGGTGCACAAGGTGGCCGATCCGCGCGCCTTCGGTGTCGCGGAACTCGGCCAGGACGGCCGCGTCGAACAGCTCGTGGAAAAGCCGGAACACCCGCGCAGCGACCTCGCCCTCGTCGGCGTGTACTTCTTCACGCCCGCCATCCACGAGGCGGTGGCCGCGATCAGCCCCAGCGCCCGCGGCGAGCTGGAGATCACCGACGCCATCCAGTGGCTGGTCACCCGGGGCGACCAGGTCACCGCCAGCACCTACGACGGCTACTGGAAGGACACCGGCCGCGCCGACGACGTCCTGGACTGCAACCGCAAGCTCCTGGACGGGCTGACGCACTCCGTGCGCGGCCAGGTCGACGAGGCCAGCGTCCTGATCGGGCCGGTCGTCGTCGAGGAGGGCGCCCAGGTGATCGGCTCGCACATCGTGGGACCGGCCATCATCGGCGCCGGCACCCTGGTCGAGCACAGCCACATCGGCCCGGACACCTCCATCGGCCGCGACTGCGTGCTGCGCCGCACCCACCTCGACTTCTCCATCGCCCTCGAAGGCGCGACGGTCACCGACGTACGCGGTCTGCACGGCTCGCTCATCGGCCGCATGGCCATCATCGGCCCCGCCGACGGGCGCACCCCGCACCACCGGCTGGTCGTCGGCGACCACACCACGATCGAGGTCGCGGCATGA
- a CDS encoding acyl-CoA carboxylase epsilon subunit — MTIPATDPAGTGPADTIRVERGVPTDEELAALALVLMARSCGGSGEEETPQHCPTAPWRVPGHRVARSWRAAPAPAAPAVAARRP, encoded by the coding sequence GTGACCATCCCCGCCACCGACCCGGCCGGCACCGGGCCCGCCGACACCATCCGCGTCGAGCGCGGCGTACCCACCGACGAGGAACTCGCCGCGCTCGCGCTGGTGCTGATGGCCCGCTCGTGCGGCGGCTCCGGCGAGGAGGAGACACCGCAGCACTGCCCGACCGCCCCCTGGCGGGTGCCGGGCCACCGGGTCGCCCGCAGCTGGCGGGCCGCGCCCGCGCCCGCCGCCCCCGCCGTCGCCGCGCGGCGCCCGTGA
- a CDS encoding NAD-dependent epimerase/dehydratase family protein codes for MRGRDVVVLGATGFLGRHIADAFEATGDRVLRVSRSAPPGAAGRRAAIDLAAATTGELAAFLAAHRPDVVVNAAGTVWQADERRMRELNDAFVRRLVAALPQLPVPARLVQLGSVHEYGPAPAGVPLTEDREPAPTGTYGRTKLSGTRWVIGAAREGLDAVVVRVANACGPGAPPESLLGKVAVELARQADRRDPAGELRLSPLRARRDFVDVRDVADAVVAAAGADRGAAAGRIVNVGRGEAVPVRRLVDRMVTLSGLPVRLVEQEAPDGTRAAPEWQQTDIALAGRLLSWRPRRELDESLRDLLAAV; via the coding sequence GTGAGGGGCCGCGACGTCGTGGTGCTCGGCGCCACCGGCTTCCTGGGGCGTCACATCGCCGACGCCTTCGAGGCCACGGGCGACCGGGTGCTGCGGGTGTCGCGGAGCGCGCCACCGGGAGCGGCGGGGCGCCGGGCCGCGATCGACCTCGCCGCCGCCACGACGGGAGAGCTGGCCGCCTTCCTCGCGGCGCACCGGCCCGACGTGGTGGTGAACGCCGCGGGCACCGTGTGGCAGGCCGACGAGCGGCGGATGCGCGAACTCAACGACGCGTTCGTGCGCCGCCTCGTCGCGGCCCTGCCCCAACTGCCCGTGCCCGCACGGCTGGTCCAGCTCGGCAGCGTGCACGAGTACGGCCCGGCCCCGGCCGGCGTCCCGCTCACCGAGGACCGCGAGCCGGCCCCCACCGGCACCTACGGCCGCACCAAGCTGAGCGGCACCCGGTGGGTGATCGGCGCCGCACGGGAGGGACTGGACGCGGTCGTCGTCCGCGTGGCCAACGCGTGCGGGCCCGGCGCGCCGCCCGAGAGCCTGCTCGGCAAGGTGGCCGTCGAACTGGCCCGCCAGGCCGACCGGAGGGACCCCGCGGGCGAACTGCGGCTGTCCCCGTTGCGGGCCCGGCGCGACTTCGTCGACGTACGCGACGTGGCCGACGCGGTCGTCGCGGCAGCCGGCGCCGACCGGGGCGCGGCCGCCGGCCGGATCGTCAACGTAGGCCGTGGCGAGGCCGTTCCGGTGCGCCGGCTGGTGGACCGGATGGTCACCCTCAGCGGACTCCCGGTGCGGCTCGTGGAGCAGGAGGCCCCGGACGGGACCCGCGCCGCCCCCGAGTGGCAGCAGACAGACATCGCACTCGCCGGACGCCTGCTGAGCTGGCGGCCCCGGCGCGAGCTGGACGAATCGCTGCGAGACCTGCTCGCAGCCGTGTGA
- a CDS encoding NDP-hexose 2,3-dehydratase family protein: protein MSTLTLGLALKPREDTVLPSRIARSAAATTGARLRTEDFADWLEQRRRAHRFEVDRIPFAELDGWFFQQDTGDLVHRSGRFFSVQGLHVTTGDGAVRDWHQPVISQPEVGILGILVKEFDGVLHFLMQAKMEPGNPNLLQLSPTVQATRSNYTKVHKGADVKYIEYFTDPKRGRVHADVLQSEHGSWFLHKSNRNMIVEAVGDVPLHDDFCWLTLGQIGALLHRDNVVNMDSRTVLACAPFPDETDGALHSDTELLSWFTAERSRHDVSAVRVPLEGLPGWRRGEKTISHEEGRYFDVVAVRVEAGSREVTGWTQPLFEPVGRGVTAFLTRDIDGVPHVLAHARVEGGFLDTVELGPTVQYTPGNHAHLGEAGRPPFLDLVLGASPDRIRYEAVHAEEGGRFLNAESRYLIVEADEDEAPLDPPPGYRWVTPAQLTTLVRHGHYVNVQGRTLLACLNAMRTHT from the coding sequence ATGAGCACCCTCACCCTGGGGCTCGCTCTCAAGCCCCGCGAGGACACGGTGCTGCCGTCCCGCATCGCGCGCTCCGCGGCTGCCACGACCGGTGCCCGGCTGCGCACCGAGGACTTCGCGGACTGGCTCGAACAGCGCCGCCGTGCCCACCGCTTCGAGGTCGACCGGATCCCGTTCGCGGAGCTCGACGGCTGGTTCTTCCAGCAGGACACCGGCGACCTGGTGCACCGCAGCGGGCGCTTCTTCTCCGTACAGGGGCTGCACGTCACCACCGGCGACGGCGCCGTACGCGACTGGCACCAGCCCGTCATCAGCCAGCCCGAGGTCGGCATCCTCGGCATCCTCGTCAAGGAGTTCGACGGCGTCCTGCACTTCCTGATGCAGGCCAAGATGGAGCCCGGCAACCCCAATCTGCTCCAGCTCTCGCCGACCGTGCAGGCGACCCGCAGCAACTACACCAAGGTGCACAAGGGCGCCGACGTGAAGTACATCGAGTACTTCACCGACCCGAAGCGCGGCCGGGTCCACGCCGACGTGCTCCAGTCCGAGCACGGTTCCTGGTTCCTCCACAAGAGCAACCGCAACATGATCGTCGAGGCGGTGGGCGACGTCCCCCTGCACGACGACTTCTGCTGGCTCACCCTCGGTCAGATCGGCGCCCTCCTGCACCGGGACAACGTGGTCAACATGGACTCGCGCACCGTCCTTGCCTGCGCGCCCTTCCCGGACGAGACGGACGGCGCCCTGCACTCCGACACGGAGCTGCTGTCCTGGTTCACCGCCGAACGCTCCCGCCACGACGTGAGCGCCGTACGCGTACCGCTGGAAGGTCTGCCCGGCTGGCGGCGCGGCGAGAAGACCATCAGCCACGAGGAGGGCCGCTACTTCGACGTCGTGGCGGTCCGGGTGGAGGCGGGCAGCCGCGAGGTCACCGGCTGGACCCAGCCGCTGTTCGAGCCGGTCGGCCGCGGTGTCACCGCGTTCCTGACCCGCGACATCGACGGGGTGCCGCACGTCCTGGCGCACGCCCGGGTCGAGGGCGGCTTCCTCGACACGGTCGAGCTGGGCCCCACCGTCCAGTACACGCCCGGCAACCACGCCCATCTGGGCGAGGCGGGCCGGCCCCCCTTCCTCGACCTGGTGCTGGGCGCGAGTCCGGACCGTATCCGCTACGAGGCCGTGCACGCAGAGGAGGGCGGCCGGTTCCTCAACGCCGAGAGCCGCTATCTGATCGTCGAGGCCGACGAGGACGAGGCGCCGCTCGACCCGCCGCCCGGCTACCGCTGGGTCACCCCGGCCCAGCTGACCACGCTCGTCCGGCACGGCCACTACGTCAACGTGCAGGGACGCACCCTGCTGGCCTGCCTGAACGCGATGAGGACACACACCTGA